Proteins encoded by one window of Bubalus kerabau isolate K-KA32 ecotype Philippines breed swamp buffalo chromosome 22, PCC_UOA_SB_1v2, whole genome shotgun sequence:
- the ATP5MK gene encoding ATP synthase membrane subunit K, mitochondrial, translating into MAGPEADAQFHFTGIKKYFNSYTLTGRMNCVLATYGSIALIVLYFKLRSKKTPAVKAT; encoded by the exons aTGGCAGGTCCAGAAGCTGACGCCCAGTTCCATTTCACTGGtatcaaaaaatatttcaacTCTTACACTCTCACAGGGAGAATGAAT tgtGTGCTGGCCACATATGGAAGTATTGCTTTGATAGTCTTATACTTCAAGTTAAGGTCTAAAAAAACTCCAGCTGTGAAAGCAACATAA